The following proteins come from a genomic window of Alosa sapidissima isolate fAloSap1 chromosome 20, fAloSap1.pri, whole genome shotgun sequence:
- the nkx2.5 gene encoding homeobox protein Nkx-2.5: MAMFSNQMTSTPFSVKDILNLEQNEDMVSLDMSPRLDTALPTSSCMLAKFKQEPFLEMPAGVSLFSEDDNDAKAIKNTSLNFAAAFYGKNFLEMDIVKEGKTDEGFDEKERKDLYPSQDEPGEEVKPEDSDRPKQRKRRKPRVLFSQAQVYELERRFKQQKYLSAPERDHLANVLKLTSTQVKIWFQNRRYKCKRQRQDQTLEMVGIPPPRRISVPVLVRDGKPCLGDASTYSTSYNVGINHFTYNTYPTFSNYPSSGCNTNYTCNYPAASAMPSLQPSSTNSNYMNFGVGDLNNVQNTFQSNSGVSSLHGIRAW; encoded by the exons ATGGCTATGTTTTCAAACCAAATGACTTCAACTCCCTTCTCGGTGAAAGACATACTGAACTTGGAACAGAACGAGGATATGGTGTCCCTCGATATGTCGCCCAGGCTGGACACAGCCCTCCCGACCTCATCCTGCATGCTGGCTAAATTCAAACAGGAGCCTTTCCTAGAGATGCCAGCCGGAGTTTCTCTCTTTAGCGAAGACGACAATGACGCTAAAGCCATCAAGAACACCTCGCTGAACTTCGCCGCTGCCTTTTATGGGAAGAACTTCTTAGAAATGGATATTGTCAAAGAGGGGAAGACGGACGAGGGATTTGATGAAAAAGAGCGAAAAG ATTTATACCCTTCACAAGATGAACCAGGGGAAGAAGTTAAACCCGAGGACTCAGACCGCCCCAAACAGAGAAAAAGGCGAAAACCGCGGGTCCTGTTCTCCCAAGCGCAAGTGTACGAGCTGGAACGGCGCTTCAAGCAGCAGAAATACCTCTCTGCACCCGAGCGAGATCACCTGGCTAACGTGCTGAAGCTCACCTCAACCCAGGTGAAGATCTGGTTTCAGAACCGCCGCTATAAATGCAAAAGACAACGCCAGGACCAAACGCTGGAGATGGTAGGAATTCCTCCACCTAGGCGCATCTCTGTACCCGTCCTGGTCCGGGATGGGAAGCCATGTCTGGGAGACGCATCAACGTATAGCACTTCATATAACGTGGGCATTAACCATTTCACCTACAACACTTATCCAACTTTTAGTAACTACCCGAGCTCCGGCTGCAACACAAACTATACCTGCAACTACCCCGCTGCAAGTGCCATGCCTTCACTCCAGCCCTCATCCACCAACAGTAACTACATGAACTTCGGAGTAGGGGATCTCAACAACGTCCAGAACACATTTCAGTCCAACAGTGGCGTATCATCTCTACATGGTATCCGGGCGTGGTGA